One Helianthus annuus cultivar XRQ/B chromosome 7, HanXRQr2.0-SUNRISE, whole genome shotgun sequence genomic region harbors:
- the LOC110889245 gene encoding tRNA N(3)-methylcytidine methyltransferase METTL6, with product MSSEETEYHSNDFEWDELRERIENDPTLNYHFLPFTPQSSSPSSLDTQSWNHFHARHSTGKFFKERRYLFKEFPELASCEKNSKLLEVGCGNGSTALPILRCKENILVFACDCSTEALDRATEVIHASTVVSARSRFRPFCWDFSTCRFPKWLMCDSCYETSLHKQNASLSDIDNCERDSTGITSLKKSECCIGGMDFVTLIFTLSAVPLHRMSAAVAECFSVLKPGGLLFFRDYGLYDMTMLRFEADQKVGFREYKRSDGTRSYFFSLDIARDLFIGAGFIEVELEYCCVKSVNRRKQKTMHRVWVHGKFQKPM from the exons ATGAGTAGCGAAGAAACGGAGTACCACTCTAATGATTTCGAGTGGGATGAACTGAGGGAACGCATTGAGAACGATCCTACATTAAACTATCATTTTCTCCCTTTCACCCCTCAATCTTCATCTCCATCTTCATTAGACACCCAATCTTGGAACCACTTTCATGCCCGTCACTCTACCGGAAAGTTCTTCAAG GAGAGACGGTATTTGTTCAAGGAGTTTCCTGAGCTAGCTTCTTGTGAAAAAAATTCCAAGCTTTTAGAGGTGGGATGTGGTAACGGAAGTACTGCTCTACCAATCTTACG TTGCAAAGAAAACATCCTTGTATTTGCTTGCGATTGTAGCACAGAGGCGCTTGATAGAGCAACAGAAGTCATACATGCTTCCACTGTGGTGTCAGCCAGAAGCCGTTTTCGTCCATTCTGTTGGGATTTTTCTACATGTCGGTTTCCTAAGTGGCTAATGTGTGATTCTTGCTACGAAACATCTCTACATAAGCAGAATGCATCTTTGTCAGACATTGACAATTGTGAGAGAGATTCTACTGGTATTACTTCATTAAAGAAAAGTGAATGCTGCATTGGCGGGATGGACTTTGTTACATTG ATTTTTACACTCTCAGCTGTACCACTTCATAGGATGTCTGCAGCTGTTGCTGAGTGCTTCTCTGTTCTTAAACCTGGTGGATTACTTTTCTTCAGGGATTACG GTCTTTATGACATGACTATGCTTCGATTTGAAGCTGATCAAAAAGTGGGATTTCGGGAATACAAGCGTTCTGATGGCACCCGATCATACTTTTTTTCTTTAGATATTGCACGCGATCTCTTTATAGGCGCTGGCTTCATTGAG GTTGAGCTTGAATATTGTTGTGTGAAATCAGTAAACCGTCGTAAACAGAAGACTATGCACCGGGTTTGGGTTCATGGGAAGTTCCAAAAACCCATGTAA
- the LOC110889244 gene encoding alpha-galactosidase gives MHFPFATSLIFSERANMHLNLVLCFSSLLLCIGCTTTKAARTSFSSTHDRRTLLDNGLGRTPQMGWNSWNHFACNIEEKLIRETADAMVSTGLAAAGYQYVNIDDCWAELNRDSQGNFVPKADTFPSGIKALADYVHNKGLKLGIYSDAGTQTCSLKMPGSLGHEEQDAKTFASWGIDYLKYDNCNDQGRSPKERYPIMTKALQKAGRPIFFSLCEWGRDDPATWANEVGNSWRTTGDISDNWDSMTSRADENDKWAAYAKPGGWNDPDMLEVGNGGMTTEEYRSHFSIWALAKAPLLVGCDVRSMSKETHDILSNREVIAVNQDSLGVQGKKVKKNGDLEVWAGPLAHNKVAVILWNRGSSRAQITAYWSDIGLNSTTVVNARDLWAYKTQRSVKGQISATVESHACKMYVLTPR, from the exons ATGCACTTCCCATTTGCTACCTCACTGATATTCTCTGAGAGAGCAAACATGCATCTAAACCTTGTACTTTGCTTCTCATCCTTGCTTCTATGTATCGGATGTACAACCACCAAAGCAGCACGTACAAGTTTTAGCAGCACACATGACCGGAGGACCCTTTTGGACAACGGGCTTGGCCGTACACCGCAGATGGG GTGGAATAGTTGGAACCACTTTGCTTGTAATATCGAAGAAAAATTAATCAGGGAAActg CGGATGCTATGGTATCAACTGGACTTGCTGCTGCTGGGTACCAATATGTTAATATAG ATGATTGTTGGGCAGAACTAAATAGAGATTCACAG gggaattttgtcccgaaagcAGATACATTTCCTTCTGGAATCAAAGCATTAGCCGATTACGTTCATAACAAAGGACTGAAGCTTGGAATTTACTCTGATGCAGG AACTCAAACATGTAGTCTGAAAATGCCCGGATCATTAGGCCACGAAGAGCAGGACGCCAAAACCTTCGCGTCATGG GGAATCGATTACTTGAAATATGATAATTGCAACGATCAGGGTAGAAGCCCTAAGGAAAG GTATCCAATAATGACAAAAGCATTGCAGAAGGCAGGAAGGCCCATTTTCTTTTCTTTATGTGAATG GGGCCGAGATGATCCTGCAACTTGGGCAAATGAAGTTGGCAATAGCTGGAGAACCACAGGAGATATTTCTGATAATTGGGATAG CATGACTTCACGGGCTGATGAAAATGATAAATGGGCGGCCTATGCGAAACCTGGTGGATGGAACG ATCCCGATATGTTAGAAGTTGGGAATGGAGGCATGACCACAGAAGAATACCGTTCGCATTTTAGCATTTGGGCGTTAGCAAAG GCGCCTTTATTGGTCGGTTGCGATGTGCGATCAATGAGCAAAGAAACACACGACATACTCAGTAATAGAGAAGTTATAGCAGTGAATCAAG ATAGCCTTGGAGTCCAAGGAAAGAAGGTTAAGAAAAATGGTGATTTGGAGGTCTGGGCTGGCCCACTTGCACATAACAAAGTTGCTGTGATTCTGTGGAACAGAGGAAGCTCAAGAGCCCAAATTACAGCATATTGGTCCGACATAGGACTAAACTCGACCACAGTCGTTAATGCTCGTGACTTGTGGGCG tacAAGACTCAAAGATCAGTGAAGGGACAGATCTCGGCAACTGTAGAATCTCACGCTTGTAAAATGTACGTTCTTACCCCACGATAA